The window GTCCAGACATGAAAACGCCCGCCGTAGCGGGCGCTTCCTAGACGGTGGCGAGCGCCGCCCTCACTTCTTCGGCGGAGCCTTCTTGCCGCCCTTGGCGCCGGCGGCGGCCTTGGCCTCGGCGGCGGCGGCGGCCGCGGCGTCGGCGGCGTTGGCCTCGGCGAGGCCCGAGGGCGGCACGATGGTGGCCAGGGTGAAGTCGCGGTCGCGCAGAACCGGCGCACAGCCGGCGGGCAGCGTCACGGCGGAGATGTGCAGCGAGCCGCCGATGTCGAGGCTCGACAGGTCGGCCGTGATGCTGTCCGGGATGTCGTCGGCCGGCACCAGCATCTCGACCGTGTGGCGCACGATGTTGATGGTGCCGCCGCGCTTCACGCCCGGCGAGGTCTCGGCGTTGACGAGGTTCAGCGGGATCTCGAGGCGCAGCTTGGAGCCGGGC is drawn from Lichenibacterium dinghuense and contains these coding sequences:
- a CDS encoding 50S ribosomal protein L25/general stress protein Ctc, producing MAATKTIAAVARSGLGKGASRSIRREGRVPAVIYGGGDAPEAISLAFRDAEKHIYAGHFLTTIFEVDIEGRKERVIPRDYQLDKVKDRPLHVDFMRLKPGSKLRLEIPLNLVNAETSPGVKRGGTINIVRHTVEMLVPADDIPDSITADLSSLDIGGSLHISAVTLPAGCAPVLRDRDFTLATIVPPSGLAEANAADAAAAAAAEAKAAAGAKGGKKAPPKK